A stretch of Camelina sativa cultivar DH55 chromosome 18, Cs, whole genome shotgun sequence DNA encodes these proteins:
- the LOC109130414 gene encoding auxin-responsive protein SAUR15-like — MRSLVKKLLWCGAKNYVSPRTSALPEEGRVRVYVGKDKESQCKLEVEANLLNHPMFEDLLRLSEEEFGHSYEGALRIACEIDVFIKLINLHKTTNHHNPSLCFTHNSTKLS; from the coding sequence atgagaagctTGGTGAAGAAGCTACTATGGTGCGGAGCCAAGAACTATGTGTCTCCGAGAACATCGGCATTACCAGAGGAAGGGAGAGTTCGGGTTTACGTAGGTAAAGATAAAGAGAGTCAATGCAAGCTAGAGGTTGAGGCTAATTTGCTAAACCACCCAATGTTTGAGGATCTACTAAGGTTGTCTGAGGAAGAATTTGGACACTCGTACGAAGGAGCCTTAAGGATTGCCTGCGAGATTGATGTCTTCATCAAACTTATCAATCTACACAAAACAACTAATCATCATAACCCTTCCCTTTGCTTTACCCATAATTCCACTAAATTATCGTag